The following are encoded in a window of Flavobacterium sp. WC2421 genomic DNA:
- a CDS encoding NADH-quinone oxidoreductase subunit N: MNTLIAIIGLGVLCLLFEIFELRKAIVPITIIGLLAILGLNISEFNSPQSYYNNMIIVSKFSTAFTGLFIILTIFLVALSHKFYENHQTKISDFIAIKVFLLAGTVAMVSFGNLAMFFLGIEVLSIALYILAASNRLSIKSNEAGLKYFLMGSFASGIILFGICLIYGAMGTFDVTEISELSRSAELPIWFPIGIALVTIGMFFKIAAVPFHFWAPDVYEGSPALTTALMSTLAKIVAIATLFKLLTVMNADLSPSFQIVIVIISMASMTVGNIMALRQVNVKRMLAFSGISHAGFMLMTLLSTTNAAGSLLYYTSAYALAGIAAFSVILYVCKNTENEDITNFHGLGKTNPLLAAILTASLLSMAGIPIFAGFFAKMVLFNQTIQAGYIALVIVAVVNSIISVGYYFKLILAMYTKEANETRTGTPVVIYAVAVIAIVLNIALGLFPSLVLDLLA; the protein is encoded by the coding sequence ATGAATACATTAATAGCTATAATAGGATTAGGTGTTTTATGCCTTTTATTTGAAATTTTCGAATTAAGAAAAGCCATTGTTCCTATAACAATTATTGGATTATTGGCCATTCTTGGTCTGAACATATCTGAATTTAATTCTCCACAATCGTATTACAATAATATGATTATTGTGAGTAAGTTTTCTACAGCATTCACTGGTTTGTTTATCATACTAACGATTTTCTTAGTAGCATTGAGTCATAAATTTTATGAAAATCACCAAACTAAGATATCTGATTTTATCGCCATTAAAGTTTTTTTATTGGCAGGGACTGTAGCGATGGTTTCATTTGGAAATTTAGCAATGTTCTTTTTAGGAATAGAAGTGTTGTCTATTGCTCTTTATATATTGGCTGCAAGCAACAGATTAAGTATCAAAAGTAATGAAGCAGGATTGAAATATTTCTTAATGGGATCTTTTGCTTCAGGAATTATTTTGTTCGGTATTTGTTTAATTTACGGAGCTATGGGAACTTTTGATGTAACTGAAATCAGTGAATTGTCAAGATCAGCTGAATTACCAATTTGGTTTCCTATTGGAATTGCATTAGTAACAATTGGAATGTTTTTCAAAATTGCTGCTGTACCCTTTCATTTTTGGGCTCCTGACGTATACGAAGGTTCACCTGCTTTAACGACTGCTTTAATGAGTACATTGGCAAAAATTGTTGCTATCGCTACCTTATTTAAATTACTAACAGTAATGAATGCAGACTTGTCTCCTTCATTCCAAATCGTAATTGTAATCATTTCTATGGCTTCCATGACAGTTGGTAATATTATGGCATTGCGTCAAGTAAATGTAAAACGTATGTTGGCTTTCTCTGGAATTTCACATGCCGGATTTATGTTGATGACTTTACTAAGCACTACAAATGCTGCAGGAAGCTTATTATATTATACATCTGCTTATGCGTTAGCAGGAATCGCAGCGTTCAGTGTTATATTGTATGTTTGTAAAAATACCGAAAATGAAGATATCACCAATTTTCATGGATTAGGAAAAACTAATCCCTTATTGGCCGCAATTCTAACTGCCTCCTTGTTATCGATGGCGGGTATTCCAATTTTTGCTGGATTCTTTGCAAAAATGGTTTTATTCAATCAAACGATTCAAGCTGGTTATATTGCTTTAGTAATAGTTGCTGTAGTAAATTCGATTATAAGCGTAGGATACTACTTTAAATTAATTCTTGCAATGTATACGAAAGAAGCTAATGAAACAAGAACAGGAACGCCAGTTGTAATATATGCTGTTGCGGTAATTGCAATTGTTTTGAATATTGCTTTAGGTTTATTTCCCTCATTAGTACTAGATTTACTAGCATAA
- a CDS encoding NuoM family protein has translation MNVSLILIILLVGAFATYIAGDKLASKVALFFGIAALGCSIVLLNHYNLGENISFLCQWINQPNVSFALKADGLAIAMLLLTTALTPIIIYTSFGTEYKNAKAFYALILFMSFAMVGTFLAADGLLYYIFWELSLIPIYFIALIWGNGDAEERKKAVVKFFIYTLAGSLFMLVAFIYLYQKAGSFLIEDLYKLNLSAAEQLWIFLAFFLAYAIKIPIIPFHTWQANVYQKAPAVGTMLLSGIMLKMGLYSVIRWQLPIAPLAAKEYMNIFIALGIAGVIYGSIVALRQKDLKKLLAYSSLAHVGLIAAGTYTLTIDGLRGAVLQMIAHGFVVVGLFFISEIIFRRYETRTIAEMGGIRTQSPKFASMFLILVLASVALPTTFNFVGEFTVLYSLSQINVWFALLGGTTIILGAYYMLKMYQQVMLGETNTKVFADVTLKEGLALVLIIAVLFFFGLYPKPITDLITPSLENILTQINRIN, from the coding sequence ATGAATGTATCTCTAATATTAATTATACTTTTAGTTGGCGCATTTGCAACTTATATCGCTGGTGATAAACTAGCTTCAAAAGTGGCTTTGTTCTTTGGAATAGCAGCATTAGGCTGTTCGATTGTATTGTTAAACCATTATAATTTAGGTGAAAACATTAGCTTTTTATGCCAATGGATAAATCAACCCAATGTTTCTTTTGCTTTAAAGGCAGATGGATTAGCAATTGCCATGCTTTTATTGACAACAGCATTGACACCAATCATTATTTACACTTCATTTGGTACTGAATATAAAAATGCGAAAGCATTTTATGCTCTTATCTTATTTATGTCATTTGCAATGGTAGGAACTTTCCTTGCAGCAGATGGACTTTTATATTATATCTTCTGGGAATTATCTTTAATTCCGATCTACTTTATCGCATTAATTTGGGGTAATGGCGATGCTGAAGAGCGTAAAAAAGCAGTTGTAAAATTCTTTATCTACACTTTAGCAGGTTCTTTATTTATGCTTGTTGCTTTTATTTATCTATATCAAAAAGCAGGAAGTTTCTTAATCGAAGATTTATATAAATTAAATTTATCCGCAGCAGAACAATTATGGATCTTTTTGGCGTTCTTTTTAGCGTATGCTATTAAAATTCCAATTATTCCTTTCCATACTTGGCAAGCGAATGTGTACCAAAAAGCACCCGCTGTAGGTACGATGTTACTATCTGGTATCATGTTAAAAATGGGATTATATAGTGTGATTCGTTGGCAGTTGCCAATTGCTCCGCTTGCAGCCAAAGAATACATGAACATCTTTATCGCTCTAGGAATCGCTGGAGTAATCTACGGATCGATTGTCGCTTTAAGACAAAAAGACCTAAAGAAATTATTGGCTTACTCTTCGTTAGCACACGTAGGGCTAATTGCAGCAGGAACCTATACATTGACTATTGACGGATTACGAGGTGCGGTTTTACAAATGATTGCGCACGGATTTGTAGTAGTTGGATTGTTCTTTATCTCTGAAATAATCTTCAGAAGATATGAAACGAGAACCATTGCTGAAATGGGTGGTATTCGTACACAATCACCAAAATTTGCTTCCATGTTCTTGATTTTAGTATTGGCATCAGTTGCCTTGCCTACTACTTTCAACTTTGTGGGTGAGTTTACGGTTTTATATAGTTTATCTCAAATCAATGTTTGGTTTGCTCTTTTAGGCGGAACAACGATTATCCTAGGAGCTTACTATATGTTAAAAATGTACCAACAAGTAATGTTAGGAGAAACCAATACAAAAGTGTTTGCTGATGTAACTTTAAAAGAAGGATTAGCTTTGGTACTTATCATTGCAGTATTATTCTTTTTCGGATTGTATCCAAAACCAATTACAGACTTGATTACTCCAAGTTTGGAAAATATTTTAACTCAAATTAATAGAATTAACTAG